From the genome of Pseudomonas putida:
ACATTACCCGAGCCCCTGGCAGAAGCCCGAAACCCGCGAAATGCTCGATGTGCTCCAGCGCAACCAGGATGACGCCGACCTGATCGAGCGGGTCTGCGCCCACCTGGTGATGCTCGGCACCCTGCTACAAGTGCGCGGCATGGTGCCGGTGGCGCTGTTCAACCAGGCGTTGATCGACTTCGACCCCGAGTCGCAAACGTTGGGTGAACACCTGGTCGCGCGCGGCATCATCACCGAAGAAGTGCTGCAACAGGCACTCGAAGAACAGGCCAGCGAGCAGCAGGCCGCCTACGACCTGACCCGGGAGGTGGCATGACGCCGCGTATTACCCTGACGTTCACCGGCCTGCTGTTGTGCTCCACCGCGCTACCGACCCTGGCAGCGCCGATGACCGACTTCCAGCGCTTCACCAGCTACCCGTTCATGGAAAGAGGCTTTCGCGAAGCCAAGAAACAGAATTGGGCGGAGGTCGAACGCCTGACCCGCCACGTGCTCGGGCGGGTGCCCAACAACGACGAAGCCCGTGCCTTGTTGGTCGAGGCCCTGGCCCACCAGCGGCGTTACCAGGAAGCCGAAACCGAAGCCCAGCAACTGGAAGCCAGCCCCGAACACGCCGACGCCCTGCTGGAGCTGCGCCTGGCCTGGATCGAACAGGACCCTCCGGCAGCCAGCCAGGTCGACAAATGGCTGGCGGCCAGCGGCGGCAACCAGCGGGTACGCCTGTGGCAGGCCTACAGCCTGAGCCTGGCCAAATCCGATGGCGCAGCCAAGGCCCTGGACTGGCTAAACCAGCTATCCCCCCAGGGCGATGGCCGGGTATTGCGTCTGGCGCGGGCGAACTTCGCCGAACAGTTGCGCAACTGGAACGAAACCGTCGAACAGCTCGAGCCGCTGGCAGCCAAGGGCCAGTTGCCACCCGAGGACTGGCAGCGCCTGGCCAATGCCTACGTGCAGCAAGTCAACGAGGATGGATTGAACCGACTGCTGCCAAGTGCACCCTCGCCCGAGGCGGCCAACCAGGCCCGCCTGGCCATGGCCAACCGCGCGATCGCAGTCGACCACGACCAGCAGGCCAAGCGCTGGCTGCAAAGCCTGCCCCAACAACAGCTGGAGCAACCGCAGCAGCAACAGCAACTCTGGGAGCTGGCACGTCAGAGCGGCGACGCGCCACTGGTGCGGCAACTGAGCAACGCCCTGCAGCGGCCATGCCTGGAGACCGTCGACTGGCTGTCGCAGCGCGACCCTGAACTGGCACGCGCCCAATTCAAGGATTGCACGCCGAGCGCCGATACCAGAGCCTACGCCGTGCTCAAGCAGCGCCTGTACGGCGATCCGCCGCAGCCCCCACAACCGCGCACCGCTGGCCAATGGGTAGCCCGCTACCGCCAGACCGGCGACTTGGCGGCGCTGGAGCAGGCCACCTACCTGTTGCTGCAAAATGGCCAGCAAGCCCAAGCCCAGCAGCTGCTGGAGCAGGCCTACGACCGCCGCCAGGGCCGGCTGAGCCCTTCCCTGCTACAGCGCCTGGGTAATCTCTACGCCCGCACCGACAGCCCGCTGTCCACGCCACGCATGCTCAGCCTCATTCCTCGTGTCGATAGCGCCACCCGCGGGCAACTGCTGGGTCGTCTGGCCGAGGCCGGGCAATGCGACGCCGTGCGCCAGGCGATACCGGCCAGCCCCAGCGAAGCCGGCCAATACCGCGCCCTGGGCCGCTGCGCCATGCCCGACCAGCCCGGCGAGGCCGTGGTCTATTACCAGGCCGCCGAACGTCTGGATTCAGGTCAGAGCCGCCTGCCCTTGGCTTATGCCCTGGAAGCGGCTGGTGACTCCGAAACCGCGCTGCCGATCTGGCGCAGCCTGCCCGCCGACGCCTGGAACGACAACGCCCGCCTGACCGCCGCCAGCGGCGCGCTCAACGCCGGCGACGCCGCGGCCGCGCGTCGCTACTGGGACGCCGCCGCCCACAGCACCGCCGATGACTGGGCTCTGGGCGCCGCCATCGCCCAACGCCAGGGCGACCTGCAAGCCGCCCTGGACATGCAGCGCCAGGCCCTGGCCCACAACCCGCGCGCCGACCACTACTACGCAGCCGCCAACACCGCGCAACTGGCCGGTGACACCGCCCAGAGCACCGCCTGGATGGCCGAAGCGGTGCGCCTGGCGCCCGACCAGCCGCGCTACCGCGCCGATTACGGCATGCGCCTGGCGAGCTCGCAGGATTCGGCCCAGCGACGCCAGTCGATCCCCTACCTGGAACGCGCCACCCACGACTTCCCCGAGGACTACCGGCTCGGCGAAACCCTGGCGCTGCGCTACGACGACGTCGAGGACAGCGCCGCAGCGCGCCGCGAGCTGCGCCGGGTGATCGATGTGGAACAGAACGTGGTCGATGGCGACGACGAATACGGCAGCCTGGAAGCACGCAAGTATCGCCAGCGGCGGGCCCACGAAGCGTTGTCGCGACGCGATACCATCACCCTGGCCAGCACCTGGTCGCCGGCCGGCACCTCGACCAACGACCGCTTCCTCGACAATGGCGTGCGCAGCGGCAGCGACCGCCGCGCCCAATCGCAGAACGTGCAACTGGCGATGTGGGACCACGCCTTGGGCGAGGAGCCCAGCCGCAACGGCCGTACCCTGTCGGTGTATGGCAGGGTCCTGTTCGGTGGCCAAAGCCGCACCGACTACGCGCAAAGCATGGGCACCGGCATCGGCCTGCGCTACAAGCCGTTCGGCCAGGCCAACCTCAACCTCTATGCCGAGCTCTATCACCAGCGCCAGATCGACAGCGAACACTACGACGGCCTGAGCCTGGGTGAGCTGCTCAGCCCGAGCAAGGTCGGCGACAACTGGGGCGACCTGCGCAGCCACGCCGAATCGAGCAACGATCTGCTGCTGCGCGCAACCGCCTCGTTCCTCGACCAAGGCGACTGGCGCAACGACTGGCGCATCGACGAAGACGACTGGAACGAGCGCTTCCTCTACCTGGACGCCGCCTGGTGGACCCGCGCCGGTGACCACGCCTGGCTGTCACGCTACCAGCAGGGCCATGCCTGGAAGCTGCCGGGCAATTCGCCACAAACCATCATGCCTTACGGTTTTCTCGAGTTCTCCGCCCAGGACCCGAGCAACGACTGGCGCCAGGACGCACGCGCCGGGGTCGGTGTGCGCTGGCAATGGTGGTTCGATGACGACCGCTACAACGCCTACCGCGGCTCGCTGAAAGTGCGCGCCGAGTACCAGCAGTCGCTGGGTGGCAATCTCTATGAGCGCGCCAATGGCGTGCTGGTAGGTGCGGAGCTGACCTTCTGATGCGTACCCTCATGGCAATTCTCATCCTCGCTTTCGGCCTCCCGGCCATGGCCGACCAGCGTCTGTTCTACCAGCCGCTGAACAACCACGCCTCGGTCACTCCGGCGCAATGGCAGCAGCTGTGGCGCGACACCGTGGCACAAGGTGGCAGGACCCTGATCGTGCAATGGAGTGCCTATGGCGACAGCGACTTCGGCGGCGCCAAGGGCTGGCTCGCCAGCAGTTTGCGCGAGGCCCACGCCCAAGGCCTGGAACTGGTACTGGGGCTGTACATGGACCCGGGCTATTACCAACGTATCGAGGAACTCGACGACGACGGCCTGAGCAACTACTGGAAGGCCCAACTGGGGCGCTCGCTAGAGCAGTACAAACAGGTACGCGACGGCTGGGACCTGCCGGTGGCCGGTTGGTACCTGCCCATGGAACTCGATGACTGGCATTTTCGCCAACCCTCGCGTCGCGAAGCCTTGCAGCGTCAATTGCAGGCGTTCAACCGGCAGTTGGACAAGCCGGTGCATATCAGTGCCTTCAGTGCAGGCAAACTGGCGCCACGGGTCAACGCCCAGTGGTTGGAGCAGTTGGCCGCAGTGGGTTTGAAGGTCTGGTGGCAGGACGGCGCCGGCACCGGACGCCTGCCGCCGCTGGTACGCCAGAGCTACGAACAGGCCTTGCCGTGCCAGGTGGGTGTGGTACGCGAGGCGTTTCGCCAGGTCAGTGCACCCGGCCAACCGTTCCGAGCCGAACCTGCGCAACCGTTGCTCGGCAGCGGTTGCCATGCCGAGGCGGTGTTCGCGTTGAGCTATCGTTCATGGGCCCAGGGTATTCTGCGGCGCGATTGACCAGCCGGAGCCTCCATGTTCAAGACCATCGAAGCCCATGTGCGCAAGCAGGTTGCCCCTGCGGCGCTGCGTTCGGAATTTCGCCAGCATGAGTTCGAGGCGTTGCGCCCGTTCTGCATACTGATTTTTTGGGTAAGCATCGGCATCTGGCTGGTGTTCGACCTGATCGTCAGTTTCATCGGCGGCCAGGGTTTCACCTGGCGCTCATGGGCTTTTCTGGGGCTGCTTGGCAGCCTTACCGTGGTCCTTCGCTTCACCCGCCGCAGCCATCACTTCGACGTGCTCAATCTCGTGTTCGTGGCGGTCATCACGCTGGGCATCCGCCTGGTCATCGAAGGCATTCCCATCCAGTTACGCCCGGTGTGGCTGGTATTGGGGGTGTCGACCGTGCTCTATGCGGTGTCGGTGCTGCCGGTGCGGCGCTGGTCGTTCTTCTGCACCCTGGCGATCAGTTGGTCGTTGCTCAACCCGTTCTACCACACCCGCATCGACATCGATGACCTCGAAGGCGTGATGCTGCTGGCCTATGCGGTATTTCTCAGCGGCCTGGTGATCTACAGCTACCTGCAGATGCGCCAAGCCAAACTGCACAATTTCTACCTGTCCAAGGTCCTGCTCGACCAAGCCTACATCGATGCGCTCACCGAAATTCCAAACCGCCGCGCCTTCATGGCCAATGCCGAGCGATACATCAGCGTTCCTGCCGCGGGGCAGTACTTGGCGATGATCGATATCGACAACTTCAAGCGGGTCAACGACCGTTTCGGCCATGATATCGGCGATGAAGTGCTCAAGCGGGTGGCCATGCACATCAAGGCGGTCATGGCCGGCCACGATTACGCACGACTGGGTGGCGAAGAGTTCGCGATCTTCTTCCAGGGCGTGTCCGAACTTGG
Proteins encoded in this window:
- a CDS encoding phage receptor, translating into MTPRITLTFTGLLLCSTALPTLAAPMTDFQRFTSYPFMERGFREAKKQNWAEVERLTRHVLGRVPNNDEARALLVEALAHQRRYQEAETEAQQLEASPEHADALLELRLAWIEQDPPAASQVDKWLAASGGNQRVRLWQAYSLSLAKSDGAAKALDWLNQLSPQGDGRVLRLARANFAEQLRNWNETVEQLEPLAAKGQLPPEDWQRLANAYVQQVNEDGLNRLLPSAPSPEAANQARLAMANRAIAVDHDQQAKRWLQSLPQQQLEQPQQQQQLWELARQSGDAPLVRQLSNALQRPCLETVDWLSQRDPELARAQFKDCTPSADTRAYAVLKQRLYGDPPQPPQPRTAGQWVARYRQTGDLAALEQATYLLLQNGQQAQAQQLLEQAYDRRQGRLSPSLLQRLGNLYARTDSPLSTPRMLSLIPRVDSATRGQLLGRLAEAGQCDAVRQAIPASPSEAGQYRALGRCAMPDQPGEAVVYYQAAERLDSGQSRLPLAYALEAAGDSETALPIWRSLPADAWNDNARLTAASGALNAGDAAAARRYWDAAAHSTADDWALGAAIAQRQGDLQAALDMQRQALAHNPRADHYYAAANTAQLAGDTAQSTAWMAEAVRLAPDQPRYRADYGMRLASSQDSAQRRQSIPYLERATHDFPEDYRLGETLALRYDDVEDSAAARRELRRVIDVEQNVVDGDDEYGSLEARKYRQRRAHEALSRRDTITLASTWSPAGTSTNDRFLDNGVRSGSDRRAQSQNVQLAMWDHALGEEPSRNGRTLSVYGRVLFGGQSRTDYAQSMGTGIGLRYKPFGQANLNLYAELYHQRQIDSEHYDGLSLGELLSPSKVGDNWGDLRSHAESSNDLLLRATASFLDQGDWRNDWRIDEDDWNERFLYLDAAWWTRAGDHAWLSRYQQGHAWKLPGNSPQTIMPYGFLEFSAQDPSNDWRQDARAGVGVRWQWWFDDDRYNAYRGSLKVRAEYQQSLGGNLYERANGVLVGAELTF
- a CDS encoding DUF4434 family protein, which codes for MRTLMAILILAFGLPAMADQRLFYQPLNNHASVTPAQWQQLWRDTVAQGGRTLIVQWSAYGDSDFGGAKGWLASSLREAHAQGLELVLGLYMDPGYYQRIEELDDDGLSNYWKAQLGRSLEQYKQVRDGWDLPVAGWYLPMELDDWHFRQPSRREALQRQLQAFNRQLDKPVHISAFSAGKLAPRVNAQWLEQLAAVGLKVWWQDGAGTGRLPPLVRQSYEQALPCQVGVVREAFRQVSAPGQPFRAEPAQPLLGSGCHAEAVFALSYRSWAQGILRRD
- a CDS encoding sensor domain-containing diguanylate cyclase, with product MFKTIEAHVRKQVAPAALRSEFRQHEFEALRPFCILIFWVSIGIWLVFDLIVSFIGGQGFTWRSWAFLGLLGSLTVVLRFTRRSHHFDVLNLVFVAVITLGIRLVIEGIPIQLRPVWLVLGVSTVLYAVSVLPVRRWSFFCTLAISWSLLNPFYHTRIDIDDLEGVMLLAYAVFLSGLVIYSYLQMRQAKLHNFYLSKVLLDQAYIDALTEIPNRRAFMANAERYISVPAAGQYLAMIDIDNFKRVNDRFGHDIGDEVLKRVAMHIKAVMAGHDYARLGGEEFAIFFQGVSELGAEHEVDALCQRVRDDLGEPPVTISIGLTRVDAGDNLSAALIRADQALYTAKHNGKDRYVLWVAP